Sequence from the Rutidosis leptorrhynchoides isolate AG116_Rl617_1_P2 chromosome 3, CSIRO_AGI_Rlap_v1, whole genome shotgun sequence genome:
TGAATATAGTTACATTAACCTGTTTTAGTCAACGCAATACAAATATGAAAATATACATAAGTTAGTGATGTAAACTCACTTTAAGCGTTATAGACAGATCACCGACACAATTTTTCTCACAAGTCTTAACAACACCAACAACTTGTTCAGCTGGTAAAAATCTACGTTGTCTCAAAATGCTTGCTATATCAGATCTACCTGCAGTTACAACAATACACATAAACTGTTggcttatggtttcaagaatgagtatacaattttgttgtttacctCCGTACGGATATGCAAACTCCATCGCGCGTAGCCACGGATCCAGTGTAAACGAATCATCCGCTTCAGGTCTGTTGATTATTTCCCTTACAAAATCTTGCGTACACTACACATGTCATCCACAACGTTATTCTCATTATTTCGAAGTTCATACGCATCTTGGAAAACACCAGCGGGTCCAGGGATTTGGTAGGATAATTTGTTCTTTTTGTTAGACCCGGAACCGCGAAGAACAGGTCGTTGTGGTGAAATAGGTTGCTTTTGTTTTTGACGGTTAAGTTGGGGGGACTCTAAAGGTCGGGGGAATGGTGGCGACTCAGTGGGCACCAATATGGTTTGAGTGGGTTTTGAAACTGATACAGATTGAGTGAGATCGGAATCATCAATATCAAGTAGGTATTCCCATCCATCGTTCTCATCATTGGCCATTTTTTTAGAATGTGATTTTGtgtttttttagttttaaactGCTGAATTCGGTGAAAATTAAAACTCTGTTTCAGGAGTTTGAGATGCGGTTGTGTTGTATGTGATGTTGTTATTGAGAATGAAGTTTCAACCGGTATAAATAGATGTACAAAAGCATAGATTACGACCTGCAAAAGCAAGATTCGGGTTAAAAGTGAACAAAAGATGGCAGGACCAAAactgaagtttgaaacttcggttttgctgaaaagcctgcaaaaccgaagtttcaaacttcggtttagggCACGGGTGGCTAACCTAGTACACTTGTCTGCCAAGTCACTGTGGAAACGAATAAAATAACAAAACCGAACTTCCAAACTTCGGGTTTGACCAAAACCGAACTTTGGaagttcggttttaccatttttgcaaCGATTATGATTCAGTTTCCATTTTTGAAAGTCTGAttaaaaaaattactattttaaaaaaaaatccagTTTTTCAGTCCATCGTTGGATGTTAAATATAAATTATAGTGTCtgtcatattattaatctaatttaAGTTGCAAAGTAATTACTCTTTAATAAGCTACTGCCATAAGGAAGTCAAAACGTTTGAAGAAACGTGGCTAAAAAAATCCCACACTTATCAACCATGTTTACCAAAATGAAGTCAAATCCCATAATTATCGGGCAATTTAATATGTTGATACTAATATGTATCTACAAGCAACTATATAATGTGTATCAATAGTGATAACATCTGATATGTGTATCTACAAGCAATTATGTGATGTAGTTGTCCGTAACATAGTATATAATCACTGTATTTGAACTGAAATGAAATGTTGTTCATTTACAGGTAGATGATTGATTGTCGTATTGCACCTTTTTTGAAGCTTCTAGAACTCTGTAAAGTTCAGTTATACGAGGTACTTGATTGCAGCAGCATATATCTACTCATATTAAGGTTTATTACATGTCTTTGAGTTTTTCGATTGGGATATAATTAACACATGAAGTTACAAGTTAATATTCATCTTGTTGTGCTTTAATTGTTTTTTGACAAGCTGACATGCCTTTTGGTTTATGTGTGTCGTTTTTACAGATGAAGTTACAAGGTGAAAAACTGGAATAAAACAAAATAATTGCGGGCACATGGTGGAGCTCAGGAGAAAAGGTTGTAGTTGCTCCTATATATCCACAATAGGAACTTCAGTCAGAAGCAGCCAATAACTTCATACAGGCCAATGCAACTTTGCTTTTGTGAAATTGTTAGTTTTGTAGCGTTTATAGTTTTTTAGTTGTGCACATATTTTGCATTGAATAGTGCTTAAGATATTGCTTTTAAGTTTTAAACTGTGTCGTGTGTTTTTGTCTATGATTATCGTGTGTTGTATTGTTCGTGTGGAATGCAATATTGTCTTAATGTACATATAAAACCATTTTCATCTTATCTTAAGCTGTCGTGTTCTTAATTATACATGGGTTCTGTTCCAAACTGAGAAGTAGCAATCACAAATACACCAGATCAGCATACTCATTGTACAAAACTACAAATACGTTTCTATTGTTTTCTATTTTCTTTTTATGGCATAGCTGGGTAGACTTATTGTTGCATTTGGGGATCGTCACCTCGGATGCAGCCGTCCGTATACCAAGTAAAAGCATGAACCTATTGACCCGCTAAAGATTGATTATAATTTATAACCTATCATCTTCTCATGAAGCCCAGGGTACAACAAAAACCGAAGATGGCTGCATCTCTATAACCAAATCAAATCACAAATGTGACCCTTATAAGTAAGTGATAGCATTTATATGTGTAGAGGATATCCCTATTAAAGAAAACCATTACATACAAAATAAGTATAATGTGTGTGCATATCTTTGAGATATCATACGAACAACAATAAACAATTGCTATTGTTATCATGAAATATGTttgagaaaaaatatatatataataatgtcaTATTTATCTAATGATTAAAAATTCATGTATTGTTTCAATGATAAAACCAGATTTTAATCATATGAAATGTCATAACTATATGATATTTAGTTTATTTTAGTTTCATCAAGGGAAATTTGCGTATGTAAATGAACCATATAAATTTCTTCGAAATATCATCGGGTtgtttttatattttgtcttgatCTTTTACTTCAtgtaaatacaaaataattttgagCTACCTTTAAACTacttattaaataatattattacttcagTTTAATACATACCAATATTGAAATTTTTAGTTCATGATCTCGCGAATTCGCGAGTTTTAAACTagcatgatagaaattcaaaacgttcacAAAGAactttaaaaatgagtaaaatgtcatttttgacatTTAAACAACCTTGAATGGCAAAACATTTTAAGAGAGTCCtgatcgttgggccgttttaggatgatcttgagaaaatttaagcacaatctgaaatcgaaaattACTCACCACCAAATACTATTCCATTTGGCGACGCATATTAATAAGTTAAAATGCGTTTAATGAAgtaattagattcaaaattatattttCCTATATTTTCATTCAACAGTTTCCAAGTTAACTAACACCAAAACAAACACAAGTGTATACAACAATAATAAAGTGTAATAGGTAGATAGTTATCATATACTGGAAAATAAAGAGTCTAGTAGTAAGCACCAGCTACACATTGACGTTCCCTTACCGACAAGCGTGAACCACtacattaacaaacaatacaataaCACATATTGATAACACACACGTACAACCAACCATCGAACATCAAACCTAAAAAAAACATATGCTGGAATCTCGAATCCGGCCTCCGTATCCACCACTCCTCGAGAGCCAGTCTTCAAAATCATCCACCGGGAAACCCAAGAACACCTACCCGAGACCAGTAAACCGAAAAAATTTCTCGAAACCAAAACCCAAGGGACCCTCCAAATGAACAAACACCCGAGAACTACCGAGAACAATGATTAGGTAATAACCACCATTGAGGTCAGAAAACCTCATTTTTCAATACCGTCACAAGTCGGCAACATCGATCCCACCCGAACAGAAAACAATGACAGGGTAAATGGAGAGAACAAAACCAAAAGAAAAGTTGAAAAACAAATCGAGCACGATCCGATCACCACGACCAACAAAACAGCAGCAATAGTCAAGATCAAAGGCGGAGGACAACCCAAGACAACCGCCAATTTTTTGAAAGATAGAAACCTGGAAACACCAGCAGCCGCCAGTTACTAGCAAGGTTTAGAGGAGCTATTAACAATGGTGCTCTTTTTAAAGTAACTCTGCCACCCCGTTACTGAAATTGAAAGGTTAAGAGGAGTTATTAGCAAGCGCCCATACACCTCCTCCCATGATGACCACATTTCCATGTATGCATGTTACCAGTTTACCTAATAATAGGGTAGTGGGTCTTAACTTGCTAATAGCAGTTTAGTAACAGTTGCACTGTTGAATAATAGCAGTAGTAGCTTACGTCGGCTTAGAAGTATATATCTGTATTGTTTTGATGGAATAGATACAAGGAAAATTAGTTCAACGTCTCTCTTCTAAATCTGTTGTTTTAAAGGTTTGTTTTAGGAGTCTAACCTGTTCGAAAAGGTTTCTAACAATGGTGCTCTTTTTTAGAGTAACTCTACCTCCAATCAACGATGTCATACATCTATGCCCCATAGGCCTGCGACTCCAAGCCGTGAGGGTCAATTCGGTCAATACTGTGGGTCAGTGGCTAAGGTTTTCCCTGTCTCTGCCTTAGCATATTATATGGCTAACTTTCTACCAGGCTCCACTTCATATATCACAAAACCTGAAATTATTTCCAAATATCTCGCCACTCAAAACACAACTGTTGATCTAGTCACCAAGACCGGCATCATGATAACCACCCACAACCTAAGTTTCCACGATCATCAACAGGCCCGTCTGAATCACGAAGAAACCAGACCGTTATCGTGCATGAAGCCTATGTCTGGCCCATGATCGTAGAAGTTAAAGTAAATGAATTTAGCCACACGTTGCTGAGTCAGATTGAACGATGAATAACTATTAGCACAACCATGATTACCACATCTCCATACATACATGTTTTTAATTCACAGAAACAATAATAGGACAGCGGGTACTAACTTGTTAGTAGCAGTTTACTAGTTTAGTAACAGTTGCGCTATTGAATTCTAGCAGTACCATTTTACGTTGGTTGGGTAGTATAAATATGTAATCCGTATTTGTTTTGATAGAATGGATACGAAGAAAATTTGGTTCAAAGTCTCTCTTCTAAGGAGTCTAACCTTTTCGAAAAGAAAAAGGTTTCTAAAAGAGTCGTTCTTCTACCTATGAGTTAAAAAAAACTATCCCTCAAAGTTAAAGACTAACAAACAAATAGTAGTACTCCAAGACACACCCGAAAGAATATCACAATCAGGTAAATTTGTATATCAAATACTTACGGGCCGTTTTGCTCACGGAATAGGCGGAATTGGAATTGGAGGTGAATTTAGACACGACAATTCCTCATTAGATTCCGTGAGCCAAATGGGCCTAAATATTCAAGATTCATCTCTAATGTCTTTATCTTGAGCTGAATGGCACAAAAGAACACATCTGAATTAACCAAAACCATGATCGCTTCAATAACTCAATTTTCTAATTTTCTCTTCATTAGGAACTAAGGATTGAATCAAAGGAACAATACTCAGTCCATTACAATATTCCGATTATACATCTcatcctgtttttttttttttaaatctatctGATTAATTTGAAATTTAATTAATCACGTTTAAACCACGTTATATTCTTTACTTCTAAAATTATCAATTTGAGCGAACTTCAATAACCCTAAAACCATACAATGATCAATCACTGACACCAACATTTTTATATTTCATAATTCATCGCAAAAGAGTAACAACTTAATGTATTAAATGCCACATATTACATATACGATCATTTATAATCAGACCTCATCTTCATGAAGAAGCATATTAGGTATCCCTTTGTTAACAGGAAACTTACGACCGGTCTCCGGGCACACAAGCGCGCCTTCTTCGAGGTGAATTTCAAGAAGCGCGTGATGAAATTTCTGCAAAAAATCATCGGAATCGAGGACTGATTGATCGGGAACTTCTTCCGGAAGTTCAGCGTATCCCAAGGTTTTGGAAGCGTCGGTTAGGGCTTTCCAATCGATTTTGGTGAACATGTTTTTGAGAAAATCAGGATTGAAATCGACTTGTTTTTCGGTTACCTTTTCAGCTTCAATTAAAAGAGGGAATCCGTTGACTACACCTTTGATGTTTGATGAAAGCATGTTGtgtgttagtagtctcattttgttgttggttagggttccGGTGTAGGAGCTgtggtggtggtggcggcggtGAGGAGAAAGAGAGAAAAGTGAACTGGCGTTTGAAGGGTTTAATAAGAGGTGAAAgggtttttataaaaaataaaaaataaaaataagaataaaaaTTTTGTTATGGGTGTGTTCggatgaaagtagctggagcttgtagctggagctgTAGCTTATGAGATGGAGCTGGagctagggatggcaatggtcacccgatccaatggatatccatccgatccaccgatacataatggatatggatgatataaatagatatggatacggatatggatgaacctaaatggatacggatatggatatggatgaaaaattttcatccatggatatatccaaatacacccgaaatatatataaatacttaaatatagatatatgcaaaCATATTTAGTATTTTAAATGCATTTACAATTACACTTATATGATTCTTGAAATTATATAATCAATTAACCATGAAATATAACAATAAAACACGTATATGTAATCAAATATACATAAAAATtacacatttaatttgtcatagTCTATGTTTGATTGTAAGTTTAACAAATtgtgttatatcttcgacaaataTCACTCGTTATTATCGATAGATTTTAATTATGCCACATtgtatatatttttgttatattacgtgttATTTTAATCACATGTTGagaaatattataacattttttgaATATCCAAtgaatatccattaacccgcttaatccattggatatggatatggatggatgaactgaaattaaacgggtatggatatggatatggatgatcaaaaactaaatggatatgaatatggatacggcctcatccgatccattgccatccctagctggagctggagcttattttataagctggtagctggagcttattattttttataagtgtttggtaaactagctggagcttatttttcagttcataagctctactttttttcataagctactgaaagtagcttatttttccagagcttatgattttcataagctctacttttttgatCTACCAAACGAAGTTTATGAtttgaagcttattaaaatcataagctcaagctcctataagctcctataagctcccataagctccaagAAGCTCGTCACCCAAGCACACCCATATATGGCCAAAACTTATGGCCGACAACTTTAATAACACTTTTGATAAAGTGAAGTTTATTCGATTGCAAATTCACGGATATTACTGTGcacctaactgcacagtgaatTATTATACTATAAATATGCGATCGATTGTAATCAGTGTATATACCAATTCACATATATAAAAAATTTTATTCTTCTCTCTTTTATCTatgctcatatatatatatatatatatatatatatatatatatatatatatatatatatatatatatatatatatatttataagaagGCTTGTTGCTAAGATCAGCcataaaggtagttataagtctactgaattataacacgttatcagcacaaagtgctccatataatcaaggtttatctaagcaagcacaagtcactaatcaaggtaagaaattctttaacgatatcttctattatttattagtaaggtaaatattattatcatcataactaacatttatatttatgttatatatggtcggttataccgcctgaattatatttctgtaattaacttcactaacatttatatttatgttatatatggtcggttataccgcccgaattatatttctgtaattagcttcactaacatttatatttatgttatatatggtcggttataccgcctgaattatatttctgtaatctaactcttattaacttcactaacatttatattttatgTTATCTAACAATTATGAtgacttatgcaattaatcattatttatttcatgcatactaacgtttattcttaaatttattatttatgcataatatgtttattctcttagtcttcatatttatactaaatgtattttatagtaatcataaaattcttttattaaaattattattaatataacgagtacataacagtcgataacgtcaactgacgacgttacaacgactatatttttcaaatataaaataaacatctccgtttttcactttttcacaaataaatcttcattttctcagattaccactctcaaaagtttttgtaaaaatgattcacacaatgatgatttttcctattgtattggtcatattaactatcatcattattgctaatataccaccgggtgaacatatattctatcctgcccttgtggttttattatcataccattattctgttgtttgctacttatgaatttaaaatgattctaatttcatgttgttagaaattgattatgattataatttatgttgttcatttttctgaaaatagaaaatatcaaacttatcaaaacttgagtttgatgccctagacgtatcgggaacaaactacacatcatgggtcatggatgtagaaataaatcttggatcattgggtattctagaaactttaaaagaaaacaatacttgttctgatcaagataaattaaaatcaattgcttttattcgcaaacatattgatatcaccttaaaacatatgtatctcactatcaaagatccacatgttttatggaaaAATATCAAGAGTAGACTCGATAATCAAAagaaaatattactcccagctgcgagggaagaatggagaaatctaaggttccaagattttaaaaaggtaagtgaatacagctcggccatgttcaagatccgttcaaagcttcaattttgtggtcaagaaataagtgatgctgatatgatggagaaaactttctccacaatgcattctgcaaacataactatacaagaaaatttaagattgcagaattacaaaactttttccaaacttcaaacttatctcttagttgcagaagtgaataaagaattactgatgaagaatcaagaatctcgtcctacgggtgcgctagcattccctgaagttaatgctattaacaataataataataaaaaaaaaaagaaatgcacctggacgaggacgtgggcgaggtcgtggtcatattgtcc
This genomic interval carries:
- the LOC139896041 gene encoding multifunctional methyltransferase subunit TRM112 homolog A-like; translated protein: MRLLTHNMLSSNIKGVVNGFPLLIEAEKVTEKQVDFNPDFLKNMFTKIDWKALTDASKTLGYAELPEEVPDQSVLDSDDFLQKFHHALLEIHLEEGALVCPETGRKFPVNKGIPNMLLHEDEV